The proteins below are encoded in one region of Peribacillus muralis:
- a CDS encoding ATP-binding protein — MVSECRKAEFKGTIHRLVNKWSRPNLLIIDEVGYFPFDERTANIFFQVVSKRYENGAMILTSNKSFMEWGKVFGDDVLATAILDRILRHSITFNIKGESYRLKEKKKAGVFPTKLTE; from the coding sequence GTGGTATCAGAATGCCGAAAGGCAGAATTCAAAGGGACTATCCATCGTTTAGTTAACAAATGGAGCCGACCCAATTTACTCATCATCGATGAAGTAGGGTATTTTCCTTTTGATGAACGAACGGCCAATATCTTTTTTCAGGTAGTGTCCAAACGATATGAGAATGGGGCGATGATCCTAACATCTAATAAATCATTTATGGAATGGGGAAAGGTTTTTGGAGATGATGTGTTAGCTACAGCGATTCTAGATCGCATCCTTCGTCACTCCATCACTTTTAATATCAAAGGTGAATCTTATCGCCTCAAAGAAAAGAAAAAGGCAGGCGTTTTCCCTACCAAGTTAACTGAGTAA
- a CDS encoding glycosyl hydrolase family 28-related protein, translating to MKMEKGLLTLHWIKNNKKRSLIITLVIIVILIVINQIINSNKGITDKEKIESHGVNIKSFGAKGDGVSDDTKAIKRAFNSEDVSDLYFPSGKYLITSPIIVTPGTTRHVSGGSDVVISVKLAAGENLLELSRNISFENIVFDFNHGFLRYGMFFHAELGNISLKNIKFKNIKDSNSNDGTIIVYIETQGNRLNVQDIAFEDMQKKGNGVITDYAGNLTCLYITNVVTSSAVGKIKGVRINNIHNIDSKNNITNEDTSGIYVITSKNDNKNDLHIEDVYGYNFGKRLIKLHASNVNIKKVYAYSETNDALSAIFVNSGEGLGEKVNSVIEDVTIRGKAYIALAAVGRNTTFRNIDIKIEKTTPTSNSQNTGILIMGDNVVVENAEIEAERPIFLERNTDSSGSVKNTRLKNVELRGTDGGS from the coding sequence ATGAAAATGGAAAAGGGATTACTGACTTTGCATTGGATTAAAAATAATAAAAAACGTAGTCTCATCATCACTCTGGTAATTATTGTGATTTTAATTGTTATTAATCAGATAATAAATTCTAATAAAGGGATTACTGATAAAGAGAAAATAGAAAGTCATGGTGTCAATATAAAATCGTTTGGTGCAAAAGGAGATGGAGTTTCTGATGACACCAAAGCTATTAAAAGAGCCTTCAATTCTGAGGATGTGAGTGATCTATACTTTCCAAGTGGAAAGTATTTAATAACTTCTCCAATCATCGTTACACCTGGAACAACACGTCATGTCTCAGGAGGATCAGACGTTGTGATTTCTGTTAAGTTAGCAGCAGGGGAGAATCTTTTAGAATTAAGTCGCAACATATCGTTTGAAAATATTGTATTTGACTTTAACCACGGGTTTTTACGGTACGGTATGTTTTTTCATGCTGAACTAGGAAATATTTCACTGAAGAACATTAAGTTCAAAAACATTAAAGACTCCAACAGTAATGATGGTACAATTATCGTGTACATAGAAACTCAAGGCAATCGGTTGAATGTACAAGATATAGCCTTTGAAGATATGCAAAAAAAGGGAAATGGAGTGATTACAGACTATGCTGGAAATCTTACCTGCCTCTATATTACAAATGTAGTCACCTCTTCAGCTGTAGGCAAAATTAAAGGTGTTCGCATTAATAATATTCACAATATAGACTCCAAAAATAATATAACTAATGAGGATACGTCCGGTATTTATGTTATAACTTCGAAAAACGATAATAAAAATGATTTACACATTGAGGACGTATACGGATACAATTTTGGAAAGCGTCTAATTAAACTACATGCCTCAAACGTAAATATAAAAAAGGTATATGCATATTCAGAAACCAATGATGCTCTATCAGCCATATTTGTTAACTCTGGAGAAGGCTTAGGAGAAAAGGTTAACAGTGTAATTGAAGACGTGACAATTCGCGGTAAGGCTTATATTGCTTTAGCAGCTGTTGGTAGGAACACAACTTTTCGGAATATTGATATAAAAATAGAAAAAACTACCCCAACAAGCAATAGCCAAAATACTGGAATACTAATAATGGGTGATAATGTAGTTGTGGAAAATGCGGAAATTGAAGCGGAACGACCAATATTTCTAGAAAGAAATACAGACAGTAGTGGGTCAGTCAAAAATACACGTCTTAAAAACGTAGAGTTGAGAGGAACTGATGGCGGTAGCTAG
- a CDS encoding O-antigen ligase family protein has product MEYALTLENNRCIQVNFKNILWMFIIFAYCTNLLNLGVYLPLAFFPYTFIYLMKSRFGKGFWLITLFLVSFSILYSIIVYNYGFATKGLVLMYLIYPITLFILGYKLVEGDHKYKKTNRWIFLIVASFTFFGFSSLIQTIQTFGSMENASSALGGRIVISIWGGNTITATGLNTSLSFGLALLPVIFLTFKNNAYSKMKILIILCFGASAYSVTQLGNRTGLIIIVACFITVFLFSMKVSARKIINFVLLLTLTIITKVLFDSNFLSIRYAWEGTLLHARFQDMELSEDPRIITWKKVFIGILDNPLGGRQTEIQLNYAHNLWLDTGYDAGIVPFLLLCIFTLLSLISLLRFVKAKHPVIIKGIFIALYTTSFITFFVEPIIQGWFTFFCIFCLILGITHRLNFDNKKKLET; this is encoded by the coding sequence ATGGAATATGCATTAACACTAGAAAATAATCGTTGTATACAAGTGAATTTTAAAAATATATTGTGGATGTTTATTATATTTGCTTACTGTACAAATCTTTTAAATTTAGGAGTTTATCTTCCTTTAGCTTTTTTTCCATATACTTTTATATACCTAATGAAAAGTAGATTTGGAAAAGGTTTTTGGTTAATCACTCTTTTTTTGGTTTCATTCTCTATATTATATTCAATCATTGTTTATAATTACGGATTCGCTACAAAAGGATTAGTTCTTATGTATTTAATTTACCCTATCACTTTATTTATTTTAGGGTATAAGCTTGTAGAGGGTGACCACAAATACAAAAAAACCAACAGGTGGATTTTTTTGATTGTTGCATCTTTTACTTTTTTTGGTTTTTCTAGCTTAATACAAACAATACAAACATTTGGGAGCATGGAAAACGCTAGTTCTGCATTAGGCGGTAGGATAGTTATAAGTATTTGGGGGGGGAATACTATAACAGCTACAGGGCTAAATACGAGCTTATCGTTTGGATTAGCATTGCTACCTGTGATATTTCTAACTTTTAAAAATAATGCATATTCTAAGATGAAGATTTTAATTATCCTTTGTTTCGGAGCTAGTGCTTATTCAGTTACTCAATTAGGGAACAGGACGGGCCTTATTATAATAGTGGCTTGTTTTATAACGGTATTCCTATTTTCAATGAAAGTAAGTGCCAGAAAGATAATCAATTTTGTTCTTTTGTTAACTTTAACTATTATTACTAAAGTTCTTTTTGATAGTAATTTTTTAAGTATTAGATATGCTTGGGAAGGCACACTATTACATGCTCGTTTTCAAGATATGGAATTATCCGAAGATCCCAGAATTATAACATGGAAAAAAGTATTCATAGGGATTCTGGATAACCCGTTAGGAGGACGACAAACTGAAATCCAGTTAAATTACGCTCATAATTTGTGGCTTGACACTGGTTATGATGCAGGAATTGTCCCTTTCCTATTATTATGTATTTTCACTCTTTTATCTTTAATTTCTTTATTAAGATTTGTGAAAGCGAAGCATCCCGTTATCATAAAAGGAATATTTATTGCACTATATACAACAAGTTTTATAACGTTTTTCGTCGAACCGATCATACAAGGATGGTTTACTTTTTTTTGTATCTTTTGCCTAATTCTAGGGATCACTCACAGATTGAATTTTGACAATAAGAAAAAATTAGAAACATGA
- a CDS encoding sugar transferase, whose product MDFIISFLLLLLLSPVLFLFCILIPLDSTGSPFFYQQRLGLDGKPFQIIKLRSMGIDAEKNGPKWASQNDPRVTRIGAFIRKTRIDELPQLINVLKGDMSLIGPRPEREYFYKEFETFLPGFKNRLYVKPGITGWAQVNGGYDLTPKEKLHFDLYYIRHRSFTMELKIFLRTLTIVFTGNGAR is encoded by the coding sequence ATGGATTTTATCATCTCGTTTTTGTTGTTGCTGCTTTTATCACCTGTTTTATTCTTATTTTGCATTCTCATCCCTCTTGATTCGACTGGCTCGCCTTTTTTTTATCAGCAGAGACTCGGGCTGGATGGGAAGCCTTTCCAAATAATCAAATTACGTTCCATGGGCATCGACGCCGAAAAAAACGGTCCTAAATGGGCAAGCCAAAATGATCCGAGGGTGACGAGAATCGGCGCATTTATCCGAAAAACCAGGATTGATGAGCTCCCTCAATTAATTAATGTTTTAAAAGGAGATATGTCACTCATCGGTCCAAGGCCTGAAAGGGAATATTTTTATAAAGAATTCGAAACGTTTTTGCCTGGCTTTAAAAACCGTTTATATGTGAAGCCTGGAATAACGGGATGGGCGCAGGTGAATGGGGGGTATGATTTAACGCCAAAAGAGAAGCTGCATTTCGATTTATATTACATTCGCCATCGCTCATTTACTATGGAGCTCAAGATTTTCTTACGAACGCTGACTATCGTCTTTACGGGTAATGGAGCCAGATAA
- a CDS encoding NAD-dependent epimerase/dehydratase family protein, whose amino-acid sequence MNKVLVTGGFGFIGSHIVDALMRKNYEVAIYDNLSSGSIGNVQAKVTPFFGNVEDEASLENAMDTFRPDYVIHQAAQVSVQKSISDITNDARINIMGTINIAKLSHKYSVKKVVFASSAAVYGDSDVMPITLSHPTSPLSPYGASKKTAEDYLKLAKELYDLNYVNLRYSNVYGPRQTANGEGGVISIFTNLVINNERPYIYGNGNQTRDFIFVNDVADANVKALEFEGSGTFNISSTTSTSINQLFSIIQSFGSHHISPLYRPAKNGDIKESLLCNKMTIQKLGWEPIHSLESGLASTYEFYANQNQHSLPATEVGSTSPILKPTTLSS is encoded by the coding sequence ATGAATAAGGTACTAGTAACCGGGGGCTTTGGGTTTATCGGCTCTCATATTGTCGATGCATTGATGCGGAAAAATTATGAAGTGGCCATATATGACAACCTATCCAGCGGCTCCATCGGGAATGTACAAGCCAAAGTCACTCCCTTCTTTGGAAATGTGGAAGATGAAGCCTCCCTTGAAAATGCAATGGATACCTTCAGGCCTGACTATGTCATCCACCAAGCTGCCCAGGTTAGTGTACAAAAGTCGATATCTGATATTACGAACGATGCACGGATCAATATCATGGGAACGATCAACATCGCCAAGCTCTCCCATAAGTATTCGGTAAAAAAGGTCGTGTTCGCTTCATCCGCGGCCGTATATGGAGATTCCGATGTTATGCCCATCACTTTATCACATCCTACTTCTCCATTATCTCCTTATGGTGCTTCAAAAAAGACGGCAGAGGATTATCTAAAGCTTGCTAAAGAATTATACGATTTAAACTATGTGAATCTTCGGTACAGTAATGTGTATGGGCCTAGGCAGACAGCCAATGGCGAAGGCGGCGTCATATCGATCTTCACTAATTTAGTCATCAATAATGAGCGGCCTTATATATATGGGAACGGTAATCAAACGAGAGATTTCATTTTTGTAAATGATGTAGCCGATGCCAATGTGAAAGCGTTGGAATTCGAAGGAAGCGGCACCTTCAATATCTCATCAACCACCAGTACAAGCATCAATCAATTATTTTCCATCATTCAATCATTTGGCAGTCATCATATATCTCCCCTTTATAGACCAGCGAAAAACGGGGATATTAAAGAAAGCTTACTTTGCAATAAAATGACTATCCAGAAATTAGGTTGGGAACCCATTCATTCACTTGAATCCGGCCTTGCCAGCACATATGAATTTTATGCCAATCAAAACCAGCATTCTTTACCTGCAACCGAAGTTGGTTCAACTTCACCTATTCTTAAGCCAACGACTTTATCGTCTTGA
- a CDS encoding lipopolysaccharide biosynthesis protein: MNTKKNSILINIVHLFYSTILSNVLNAATLILLANYFNSKNYGIFSVALALAMVMNFFTDLGVSNTFLREGTKLENLGRTFSSYMNLRIVCLLVTFIVFFFAIKVLYQEQDVLYMIYSLMIPMVIGLAMQSIGITYFQLIERMQFIASIKIFSSVALIISTAVSMGLQVDVHIAAFLYGFSYLSGGLYSLYLLLKKAQMNWGTSFERKLLTNLSPFLISGLFIMLIPQLGPLVLEKTLPLTLVGLFAVAYRIPSALYQIPGVIAGAFFPLLFKQYNRGELGEHTRLNILQMKIMSYIGMCMTVSLFYLAAYLVTLLFGAEWGSAVQPLKILAFIIVLQGFNIAIADGLTTRGLQNRRTIVQFFTIMIGLLSFYYMSSNYAVAGAAFAVLTMEIVSFIGYVIAYPEKKTVITKVILPYGAFFTISFGLMDYLLSKHPFIAMISTIMMVTAAILLLDKQIKDLITNFIKKKHTAKHEQDGRQKGNGKIAN, translated from the coding sequence GTGAATACAAAGAAAAACTCCATATTGATCAATATTGTTCATTTATTTTACAGCACCATTCTATCAAATGTATTAAATGCTGCGACTCTCATTTTATTAGCCAATTATTTCAACTCCAAGAACTATGGAATTTTCAGTGTGGCTCTTGCACTTGCCATGGTCATGAACTTTTTTACGGATCTCGGAGTAAGCAATACTTTTTTGCGTGAAGGAACGAAGCTGGAAAACCTCGGAAGAACATTTTCATCTTATATGAATCTTCGGATTGTCTGCTTGTTAGTAACCTTTATTGTATTCTTCTTCGCAATCAAGGTTCTCTATCAAGAACAAGACGTTTTGTATATGATTTATAGCTTGATGATTCCGATGGTTATTGGCCTGGCCATGCAAAGTATCGGCATCACCTATTTTCAATTGATTGAAAGGATGCAGTTCATAGCATCCATCAAAATCTTCTCGTCCGTCGCTTTGATCATTTCAACAGCAGTTAGTATGGGCTTGCAAGTCGATGTCCATATAGCCGCCTTTTTATATGGATTTTCTTATTTATCCGGTGGACTTTACAGCCTGTATTTACTGCTGAAGAAAGCGCAAATGAATTGGGGAACTTCTTTTGAAAGAAAATTGTTAACGAACCTCAGTCCGTTTTTGATCAGTGGATTATTCATTATGTTAATCCCGCAATTGGGTCCGCTAGTGTTGGAAAAGACCTTGCCTTTAACGCTTGTTGGCCTATTTGCAGTAGCCTATCGGATTCCATCCGCTTTATACCAAATACCAGGGGTCATTGCAGGGGCTTTCTTTCCGCTTTTGTTTAAGCAATATAATCGAGGTGAACTGGGCGAACACACGAGATTAAATATACTGCAAATGAAAATCATGTCATACATCGGTATGTGCATGACGGTATCATTATTTTACCTGGCTGCCTACCTCGTCACCCTTTTATTTGGTGCCGAGTGGGGCTCTGCGGTTCAGCCTTTGAAAATATTGGCCTTCATCATCGTTCTGCAAGGCTTTAACATTGCCATCGCTGACGGTCTCACAACCAGAGGCCTACAAAACAGACGTACAATCGTTCAGTTTTTCACCATCATGATCGGGTTGCTTTCCTTCTATTATATGAGCAGCAACTATGCTGTCGCTGGTGCAGCCTTTGCCGTATTAACCATGGAGATTGTCTCCTTCATTGGCTATGTCATTGCTTACCCAGAGAAGAAAACGGTCATTACAAAGGTCATCCTGCCTTATGGTGCCTTCTTTACGATTAGCTTTGGCTTGATGGACTACTTATTATCAAAGCATCCTTTCATAGCCATGATTTCCACCATCATGATGGTAACAGCCGCCATATTGCTGCTTGATAAACAGATCAAGGATCTAATCACAAACTTCATTAAAAAGAAACATACGGCCAAACATGAACAAGATGGGAGACAAAAAGGGAATGGAAAGATTGCTAATTAA
- a CDS encoding transposase, translating to MYEVHVQKVHEFIMFLSYSRMKYVDFIPDMKLETLMKCHMNTFAYFNGLPEQILYDNMKTVVISQKRVILISLKQKGK from the coding sequence ATGTATGAGGTGCATGTTCAAAAAGTGCATGAATTCATCATGTTTTTAAGTTATTCCAGAATGAAATATGTGGATTTTATACCAGATATGAAATTAGAAACACTGATGAAATGCCATATGAATACCTTTGCCTACTTTAATGGACTGCCGGAACAGATCCTCTATGACAATATGAAAACAGTCGTCATAAGCCAAAAGCGTGTTATCCTTATCTCCCTCAAACAAAAGGGAAAGTGA
- a CDS encoding O-antigen ligase family protein: protein MERLLINKNTSIWSVFLLLFFITLSKYNISIGFSLKIYMIFLAIFFCMHFRDFYFGTLYHYEILLLLFYFTYCLSGAFSQYPESSIRVILGVILVIGCYFIMRYVLELTSIGAIESSIANVGIIFNILSLFLYIVGIQVTGRFPTGVEITSYGLLLDRDYPRLIGLLDDPNIFIFFNTLFFSFYLTHLKGFKHSAGFILCMITSLLTFSRGGILALVLVVFLYMLIANFSKKIKMIVVSLLCISMMYIAASLIHIDVNDIITSRVDDFSTDGGSGRFELWEQALNYFMSNPLFGIGAFNFSDYYAFEHDEKLYVHNTYLEVLVESGIIGFLFYLSFLLMLIITLFKTRLHKEKPFIVLTLFAFLIQMMSLSLMINEAFFFFLALTLKYISLYERKEVDYNDFQHKG, encoded by the coding sequence ATGGAAAGATTGCTAATTAATAAAAACACCTCCATATGGTCAGTCTTTCTCTTGCTATTTTTCATAACGCTCAGTAAATACAATATCTCCATCGGTTTTTCCTTAAAAATTTACATGATATTTCTAGCCATTTTTTTCTGCATGCATTTTCGGGATTTTTATTTCGGTACACTTTATCATTATGAAATCCTTTTGCTGCTATTTTATTTCACTTATTGCCTGAGCGGCGCATTTTCACAATATCCTGAATCAAGCATTCGCGTCATCCTGGGAGTGATACTCGTAATCGGCTGTTATTTCATCATGAGATATGTACTGGAGTTAACGTCTATAGGTGCCATTGAAAGCTCCATTGCCAATGTAGGAATCATCTTCAACATCCTCAGCCTATTCTTATATATCGTTGGAATACAGGTGACAGGAAGATTCCCGACGGGTGTTGAGATTACATCATATGGTTTATTATTGGACCGGGATTATCCAAGATTGATTGGTCTGCTTGATGATCCAAACATCTTCATTTTCTTTAACACTCTATTTTTCTCGTTTTATTTAACCCATTTAAAGGGCTTCAAGCATTCAGCCGGATTCATCCTATGCATGATCACTTCCCTCCTGACTTTTTCAAGAGGCGGAATTTTAGCTCTTGTCCTTGTGGTGTTTTTGTACATGCTGATAGCTAATTTTTCAAAAAAAATCAAAATGATCGTTGTATCCTTATTATGTATATCCATGATGTATATCGCTGCATCACTCATACATATCGATGTTAATGACATCATCACGAGCCGTGTTGATGACTTTTCAACCGATGGAGGAAGCGGACGGTTCGAGCTATGGGAGCAGGCACTTAACTACTTCATGTCCAATCCCCTTTTCGGTATTGGTGCTTTCAACTTTTCCGATTATTACGCCTTCGAGCATGACGAAAAGCTTTATGTCCACAACACGTATCTCGAAGTTTTAGTGGAATCCGGAATCATTGGTTTCCTTTTTTACCTATCTTTTTTATTGATGCTCATCATCACCTTATTCAAGACTAGATTACATAAAGAAAAACCGTTCATTGTGCTTACCCTGTTTGCCTTCTTGATACAGATGATGTCCCTTTCGCTTATGATCAATGAAGCATTTTTTTTCTTTTTAGCATTAACGTTAAAATATATTTCCCTATATGAGAGAAAAGAGGTGGATTATAATGACTTTCAGCATAAAGGATGA
- a CDS encoding glycosyltransferase family 4 protein — protein sequence MNNVLLLTDKLIIGGAEMYFCKLENHLQDNNMTFYSAAATGELYKHIQHKQQFIPLSVKNHAANLKLLSKQVLLKQIDVIHANSLRMLLYSIAIKKLTRRKIKLVYTKHNVTILEKKLPSLFKRVLNEHVEQIIAISNFEKENLLHLGVNEALIRTIYNGVDVEHFSFKQIQPKQAFNVGILARLSKEKNHELFLKIVNELKEVPNVMFYIAGDGPEREFVEEVIKDLKLQHKVMLLGNASNPYEFICNMDVLLLTSIREVFPMVVLEAMAAGTPMMSVDVGGIKEAIVDHETGILIPHHSEREFAKQIQSLQEDEDLRLRLGSKARQKVEESFSLSRMIHSTLKTYQ from the coding sequence ATGAACAATGTCCTGCTACTTACCGATAAACTCATAATAGGCGGAGCCGAGATGTATTTTTGCAAATTGGAAAACCATCTCCAAGATAACAACATGACCTTTTACTCTGCCGCCGCCACTGGTGAATTATACAAGCACATCCAGCACAAACAACAATTCATTCCGTTAAGCGTAAAGAATCATGCTGCTAATCTAAAGCTGTTAAGCAAACAAGTCCTCCTAAAACAGATTGATGTGATTCATGCCAATAGCTTGCGCATGCTGCTTTACTCGATTGCGATCAAGAAACTGACCAGAAGAAAGATCAAGCTGGTGTACACGAAGCATAATGTAACCATCCTGGAAAAAAAGCTGCCTTCCCTTTTTAAAAGGGTGCTGAATGAGCATGTAGAGCAAATCATCGCCATTAGTAATTTTGAAAAAGAAAACCTGCTTCATCTAGGAGTAAATGAAGCGCTTATTCGGACGATTTACAACGGAGTGGATGTTGAACACTTTTCTTTTAAACAGATTCAGCCTAAGCAAGCATTCAATGTGGGCATTCTAGCCCGCTTATCAAAAGAGAAAAATCATGAGCTTTTCTTAAAAATCGTAAATGAGTTAAAAGAGGTACCTAACGTGATGTTTTATATCGCTGGAGATGGACCTGAGCGGGAGTTCGTCGAAGAGGTGATTAAAGACTTAAAGCTACAACATAAAGTGATGCTCCTAGGCAATGCTTCCAATCCATACGAATTCATATGCAATATGGACGTACTTCTATTAACTTCAATAAGAGAAGTCTTCCCAATGGTCGTGCTCGAAGCAATGGCGGCAGGAACGCCGATGATGTCAGTCGATGTAGGCGGCATTAAAGAAGCGATCGTGGACCATGAAACCGGGATTCTCATTCCACATCACTCAGAACGGGAATTTGCTAAACAGATCCAATCTCTTCAGGAAGATGAGGACTTAAGGCTGCGATTGGGAAGCAAAGCACGGCAAAAGGTCGAGGAATCCTTCTCCCTCTCGCGTATGATCCATTCCACACTTAAAACGTATCAATGA
- a CDS encoding Mu transposase domain-containing protein, which yields MKRTVLYVKNNFFQRKHEPTLYALNHDIRIWLDHTANQKKNQTTNETPVQRLQHEQKFLRSWGIKSLFPTSHWEMREVSRDYFISYLGKKYSVPFRYAGQKVKVKVTLDHQIEMYDEQECIAQHPILTSKTKVYVKQEHYEGMQEIEKEQELTNPPGLAAKNSVQVPTPMVETRSLAS from the coding sequence GTGAAAAGAACGGTTCTTTACGTGAAGAATAATTTCTTTCAAAGAAAACATGAACCGACATTGTATGCTTTAAATCATGATATCCGTATATGGCTTGATCATACGGCCAATCAAAAGAAGAATCAAACGACTAATGAAACACCGGTTCAACGCCTACAACACGAACAAAAATTTCTTCGGTCTTGGGGAATTAAGTCGCTCTTCCCGACTAGTCATTGGGAAATGCGAGAAGTAAGCCGGGATTATTTTATCTCTTATTTAGGTAAAAAATATTCTGTTCCTTTCCGGTATGCGGGTCAAAAAGTAAAGGTTAAAGTAACCTTGGATCATCAAATTGAAATGTATGACGAGCAGGAATGCATTGCTCAACATCCTATTTTAACGAGTAAAACGAAGGTTTATGTAAAGCAAGAGCATTATGAAGGAATGCAAGAAATAGAAAAAGAGCAGGAACTCACGAATCCTCCTGGTTTGGCGGCCAAAAATTCTGTACAAGTCCCTACTCCTATGGTTGAAACACGTTCCCTAGCTTCTTAG
- a CDS encoding glycosyltransferase family 2 protein codes for MIMTFSIKDDSPLVSVITPSYNCSAYIKETIDTVLDQSYPNWEMIIVDDHSQDDSVQVIQSYEAMDSRIRLIPLANNVGAARARNIAIKEARGDYIAFLDSDDLWLPTKLDEQVEFMKSGNLAFSFTSYSLIDEQGHSLAIEVKAPQTVDYKHLIGNTTIGCLTVMLDRKQIKHIEMPDIQPEDTALWLSLLRNGYQAHGLPKILSKYRIVSNSTSRNKWKAAYRYWKLLRVQEKLNIVEANFYFTKYAYNAYNKSRGLQPVSIQNGGK; via the coding sequence ATTATAATGACTTTCAGCATAAAGGATGACAGTCCTTTAGTTTCCGTGATAACGCCCTCATATAACTGCTCGGCCTATATTAAGGAAACCATCGACACCGTCCTGGATCAATCCTACCCTAACTGGGAAATGATCATTGTGGACGATCACTCACAGGATGACTCGGTACAGGTCATTCAATCCTATGAGGCTATGGATTCACGGATCAGACTAATCCCTTTAGCTAACAATGTCGGGGCGGCACGTGCTAGGAATATAGCCATTAAAGAAGCACGCGGAGATTATATTGCCTTTCTTGATAGTGATGATTTATGGCTTCCTACTAAATTGGACGAACAAGTCGAATTCATGAAAAGCGGGAATCTCGCTTTTTCCTTTACCTCTTATTCTTTAATAGATGAACAAGGCCATTCACTTGCTATCGAAGTAAAGGCACCGCAAACAGTCGATTATAAGCACCTGATTGGAAATACGACGATCGGCTGTTTAACCGTTATGCTGGATAGAAAGCAAATCAAGCATATTGAAATGCCCGATATCCAGCCTGAGGATACGGCATTATGGCTGTCATTGCTGCGGAACGGATACCAAGCGCATGGCTTACCGAAGATTCTATCCAAATACCGGATCGTCAGTAACTCGACTTCAAGAAATAAATGGAAGGCTGCCTATCGATATTGGAAGCTATTGAGGGTCCAGGAAAAACTGAATATTGTCGAAGCGAATTTTTATTTTACCAAATATGCCTATAATGCCTACAACAAAAGCAGAGGGTTACAGCCTGTCTCTATACAAAATGGGGGAAAATGA